One region of Turicibacter bilis genomic DNA includes:
- a CDS encoding TldD/PmbA family protein: MINLDLLFEAGSKAGLTDMEVYVVKNDNFSCKVFEQNVDSYSVSKTQGLSFRGVYEGKMGYTYTEKCDDSSIPFIVSSVIDNALLIEKDENEELYAGNDNYVSLNLYNESFNEVSALDKINFLKEVENECFALDSRVKSVDYCAFSNGTTEVALKNTKGLDVSERQNFAYTYVSVLVSENGENKNDGDFIISTDFNDYEPKSLAKKIVSAALSQLGATKVKSGTYPIVLKNLVAGSILEAMSGIFSAEAVLKDLSRLKDKVGTSIANPLITIIDDPHLENGMGSSSFDGEGVATFAKEVITKGILNTYLHSLTTAKTFNVQPTGNASRASFKSSVNISPSNMYIKPQQTSFDEILQQVSNGIYVTDVQGLHAGLNAISGDFSLSASGFLIEDGKVTKPVHEMTIAGNFFDVLNHIVGVGNDLDFGPSNVGSPTLWIESLAVAGE; encoded by the coding sequence ATGATTAATTTAGATTTATTATTTGAAGCAGGATCAAAAGCAGGCTTAACAGATATGGAAGTTTATGTAGTTAAAAATGATAACTTTTCATGTAAAGTTTTTGAACAAAATGTTGATTCTTACTCTGTTTCAAAAACACAAGGCTTATCGTTTCGTGGGGTTTATGAAGGTAAGATGGGCTATACATATACGGAAAAATGTGATGATTCATCCATCCCATTCATCGTATCTAGCGTCATTGATAATGCCCTGTTAATTGAAAAAGATGAAAATGAAGAATTATATGCTGGAAATGATAACTATGTTTCTTTAAATCTTTATAATGAATCTTTTAATGAAGTCAGTGCATTAGATAAAATTAACTTCTTAAAAGAAGTAGAAAACGAATGTTTTGCTTTAGATTCACGTGTTAAATCCGTAGACTATTGTGCCTTTTCAAATGGAACAACTGAAGTTGCTCTTAAAAATACAAAAGGATTAGATGTCTCAGAACGTCAAAACTTTGCTTATACATATGTTAGTGTTTTAGTTTCTGAAAATGGAGAAAATAAAAACGATGGAGACTTCATCATTAGTACAGATTTTAATGACTACGAACCAAAATCACTGGCTAAAAAAATCGTTTCTGCCGCTCTTTCACAACTTGGAGCAACAAAAGTAAAATCAGGAACATACCCGATTGTTCTAAAAAATTTAGTTGCAGGCTCTATTTTAGAAGCGATGAGTGGTATCTTTTCTGCAGAAGCTGTTTTAAAAGACTTATCCCGATTAAAAGATAAAGTTGGAACATCTATCGCTAACCCACTGATCACGATTATTGATGATCCACATTTAGAAAATGGAATGGGAAGTTCATCATTCGATGGTGAAGGTGTGGCAACATTTGCAAAAGAAGTTATCACTAAAGGAATTCTTAATACTTACTTACATTCCTTAACAACAGCTAAAACATTTAATGTTCAGCCAACAGGAAACGCTTCGCGTGCTAGTTTTAAAAGTTCTGTCAATATTTCACCAAGTAATATGTATATTAAACCACAACAAACAAGCTTTGATGAAATCCTTCAACAAGTATCAAATGGAATTTATGTGACGGATGTTCAAGGATTACATGCAGGTTTAAATGCAATTTCAGGAGATTTCTCACTATCAGCTAGTGGATTTTTAATTGAAGATGGAAAAGTAACAAAACCAGTTCACGAAATGACGATTGCTGGTAACTTCTTTGATGTACTCAATCACATCGTCGGTGTTGGTAATGACCTTGACTTTGGTCCTTCAAATGTAGGTTCTCCAACCCTTTGGATTGAATCATTAGCGGTAGCTGGTGAATAG
- a CDS encoding cytidine deaminase family protein, which translates to MFEDLILKATEVLNPRQLSSAAEAGSVAAALLTDSGQIYTGICIETKCSMGFCAEHAAAAAMITAGESHVVKMVAINKRGNVLPPCGRCREFISQLNDKNIEADVLINRKKSMKLKELLPYDWREAKMSEID; encoded by the coding sequence ATGTTCGAAGATTTAATTTTAAAAGCTACAGAAGTTCTAAACCCTCGTCAACTCTCTTCTGCTGCAGAAGCGGGAAGTGTCGCTGCTGCTCTTTTAACAGATAGTGGTCAGATATACACAGGCATTTGTATTGAAACAAAATGTTCAATGGGATTTTGTGCGGAACATGCAGCTGCAGCTGCTATGATCACTGCCGGTGAAAGTCATGTCGTTAAAATGGTGGCAATTAATAAACGTGGAAATGTCCTTCCACCTTGTGGTCGTTGCCGAGAATTTATCAGTCAACTCAATGATAAAAACATTGAAGCTGACGTACTCATTAATCGAAAAAAATCAATGAAATTAAAAGAGCTGCTTCCCTATGATTGGCGTGAAGCAAAAATGTCCGAAATCGACTAA
- the galE gene encoding UDP-glucose 4-epimerase GalE gives MKVLVTGGAGYIGRTVVSALEDHGHTPIILDSLVTGRKEFTEGKIFYQGDIADRQVLEKIFTDHPEIKHCIHFAALIVVPDSVSNPYEYYTENVSKSLELFKNLNELGCKNVVFSSSASLYDVVPGFKVTESAPLKPSSPYARTKYMMEMILQDFCHAYGMHGIALRYFNPIGADPKLRSGAHVQFPSHVLAKLLEAASSEEAIFNITGVNWPTRDGSGIRDYIHVWDLAMAHVKAIENFDQAFARSEDPSNPYLVINLGTGNGVTVKELVSIFESVLGREVNKAETEPRPGDVAGAYASCERAKNLIDWEAKYSIEDGIRDAFRWDEIRETILNYN, from the coding sequence ATGAAAGTATTAGTCACTGGAGGGGCAGGATATATTGGACGTACCGTTGTATCAGCCTTAGAAGATCATGGACATACACCAATCATTTTAGATTCGTTAGTCACAGGTCGTAAAGAATTTACGGAAGGGAAAATCTTTTACCAAGGAGATATCGCAGATCGCCAAGTTTTAGAAAAAATATTTACTGATCATCCTGAAATCAAGCACTGTATTCACTTTGCAGCATTAATCGTGGTGCCTGATTCAGTCTCAAATCCATATGAATATTACACAGAAAATGTTTCTAAATCGTTAGAGTTATTTAAAAACTTAAATGAATTAGGATGCAAAAATGTTGTATTCTCATCATCAGCTTCATTATATGATGTCGTACCAGGGTTCAAAGTAACTGAATCAGCACCATTAAAACCATCAAGTCCATATGCTCGTACAAAATACATGATGGAAATGATTTTACAAGATTTCTGTCACGCGTATGGGATGCATGGAATTGCACTTCGCTACTTTAATCCAATTGGAGCGGACCCAAAATTACGTTCTGGAGCACACGTTCAGTTCCCATCACACGTTTTAGCTAAATTATTAGAAGCTGCTTCAAGTGAGGAAGCGATCTTTAATATCACAGGAGTGAACTGGCCAACACGCGATGGTTCAGGAATCCGTGATTATATTCATGTTTGGGATTTAGCGATGGCACACGTTAAAGCCATTGAAAACTTTGATCAAGCCTTTGCACGCTCTGAAGATCCATCAAATCCTTACTTAGTCATTAACTTAGGAACAGGAAATGGTGTAACGGTTAAAGAATTAGTGTCTATTTTTGAATCTGTATTAGGTCGTGAAGTCAATAAAGCAGAGACTGAACCACGTCCAGGAGATGTGGCAGGTGCTTATGCAAGCTGTGAACGAGCTAAAAACTTAATTGATTGGGAAGCTAAATACTCAATTGAAGATGGAATTCGTGATGCCTTCCGTTGGGATGAGATTCGTGAAACGATTTTAAATTATAACTAA
- a CDS encoding RluA family pseudouridine synthase, translating to MKVTRENEQLVFMIEKEQANQTIREFLQNYHLSRKKIHELYMDKKVTLNGEGTNFNEQLQVGDQLSIPVFEAEEIDFHPQKMKLDIVYEDDHLLIINKPAGLMVHPDQKNGRDTLVNGVAHYYQEKGISHRVRYIHRLDTDTSGGIIFAKHYLAHSLMDYWLSEKKIRRWYLALVMGRLKTKKGKIDAPIGKDRHHSARRRVAKNGDQAITFYQLKKQFKNYALVELELKTGRTHQIRVHMSHLGHPLLGDVLYGGVAKVGPLKRQALHSSRIEMTHPITKELLEITVPLPTDMQKFI from the coding sequence ATGAAAGTAACTCGCGAAAATGAGCAATTAGTATTTATGATAGAAAAGGAACAAGCGAATCAAACCATTCGTGAGTTTTTGCAAAATTATCATTTATCACGAAAGAAAATCCATGAATTATATATGGATAAAAAAGTGACGTTAAATGGAGAAGGAACAAATTTTAATGAGCAACTTCAAGTAGGAGATCAACTATCGATTCCTGTTTTTGAAGCCGAAGAAATTGATTTTCACCCACAAAAGATGAAGTTAGATATTGTTTATGAAGACGATCATTTGTTGATTATTAATAAGCCAGCAGGATTAATGGTACACCCTGACCAAAAGAATGGAAGGGATACTTTAGTCAATGGAGTGGCTCATTATTATCAAGAAAAAGGAATCTCTCATCGAGTTCGATACATTCATCGATTAGACACGGATACAAGTGGTGGGATTATTTTTGCAAAACATTATCTAGCGCATAGCTTAATGGATTATTGGCTATCAGAGAAAAAAATTAGACGTTGGTATTTAGCTTTAGTGATGGGAAGATTAAAAACAAAAAAAGGGAAAATTGACGCTCCAATTGGTAAAGATCGTCATCATAGTGCACGACGACGTGTCGCTAAAAATGGTGATCAGGCGATTACTTTTTATCAATTAAAAAAACAATTTAAAAACTATGCCTTAGTGGAATTAGAATTGAAAACCGGACGAACACATCAAATTCGTGTTCATATGAGTCACTTGGGCCATCCATTGCTTGGAGATGTCTTATATGGAGGTGTTGCAAAAGTTGGACCACTTAAGCGACAAGCCCTTCATTCTTCACGTATTGAAATGACTCATCCCATAACAAAGGAGCTATTAGAAATTACGGTTCCATTGCCAACGGATATGCAAAAGTTTATTTAA
- a CDS encoding VanZ family protein: MQRKIKWLVLLVWMLVIFLFSAQTGEQSSESSGLVEQLLSLFPFIPHQLFGIELQLIIRKGAHFTEYLILYVLIFNVIIDYLSFRRVLFYALLGVFLYACTDELHQAFVPGRACAFTDVLIDTSGGALAMVLIAMINQLQIITKRLKEI; encoded by the coding sequence ATGCAACGTAAAATCAAATGGTTAGTTTTATTAGTATGGATGTTGGTCATCTTTTTATTTTCTGCACAGACTGGGGAGCAATCTTCAGAAAGCAGTGGTTTAGTAGAACAATTGCTGTCACTTTTTCCATTTATACCACACCAACTGTTTGGAATAGAATTACAGCTCATCATTCGAAAAGGTGCGCATTTTACTGAATATCTGATTTTGTATGTACTAATATTTAATGTTATAATTGATTATCTTTCATTTAGACGAGTATTATTTTATGCATTATTGGGTGTCTTTTTATACGCTTGTACGGATGAACTTCACCAGGCTTTTGTTCCTGGACGTGCTTGTGCATTTACTGATGTTTTAATTGATACCTCAGGGGGAGCACTTGCCATGGTGTTGATTGCAATGATTAACCAACTTCAAATCATAACAAAAAGGCTTAAAGAAATTTAG
- the yjeM gene encoding glutamate/gamma-aminobutyrate family transporter YjeM produces MTKSATGKLTLVSLILMIFTSVFGFANMPRGFFLMGYAAIPWYIIAAITYFIPFAFMIAEFGAAFKNEKGGIYSWMEKSVGPRYAFIGIFMWYASYVIWMVNVASTIWIPLSNMIFGHDTTSQWGVFGLSSTQVLGLLGVAWLILVFVLISRGLESIKKVTSIGGSAVALLNIVLLIGGILILILNKGQLAQPIADVTHAFTKSPNGNYQSVVATLSFLTFAIFAFGGTEVVGGLVDQTENPVKTFPKGLLIAAGIISLGYIIGIFMIGIFTNWTSVLSGSGVNTGNVAYIIMQNLGYELGHALGLSEQLSLQIGSWVARFVGLSMFLALSGAFMTLSYSPLKQLIEGTPKRIWPESLTKTKNGLPVNAMKVQAIIAIILILLVSFGGESAAKFFDKLVLMTNVAMTIPYLFISIAFISFKRKDEIKKPFVIYKSKTVAIVVAYIVTAVVGFANVFSIVEPLTTGDYDKTLWMMAGPVFFSIIAIVLYSLYERKVIKKS; encoded by the coding sequence ATGACGAAAAGTGCAACAGGAAAACTAACATTAGTATCATTAATCTTGATGATCTTTACATCTGTTTTTGGATTTGCGAATATGCCACGTGGATTCTTTTTAATGGGATATGCGGCTATTCCTTGGTATATCATTGCAGCAATTACTTATTTTATTCCATTTGCCTTCATGATTGCAGAATTTGGAGCCGCGTTTAAAAATGAAAAGGGTGGAATCTACTCATGGATGGAGAAGTCGGTAGGACCACGCTACGCATTTATTGGGATTTTTATGTGGTATGCTTCTTATGTGATTTGGATGGTGAACGTTGCTTCAACCATTTGGATTCCATTATCAAACATGATTTTTGGACATGATACAACAAGTCAATGGGGTGTATTTGGACTTTCAAGTACACAAGTTCTAGGACTTTTAGGAGTGGCTTGGCTAATCCTTGTTTTTGTTTTAATTTCTCGCGGATTAGAAAGCATTAAAAAGGTAACATCAATTGGTGGCTCAGCCGTTGCTTTATTAAATATTGTACTATTAATCGGTGGAATCCTAATTTTAATTTTAAACAAAGGTCAATTAGCTCAACCAATAGCAGATGTTACGCATGCCTTTACAAAGTCACCAAACGGAAATTATCAAAGTGTTGTCGCTACGCTATCATTTTTAACATTTGCTATTTTTGCATTTGGTGGAACAGAAGTTGTTGGTGGATTAGTCGATCAAACGGAGAATCCCGTTAAAACATTTCCTAAAGGGCTGTTAATTGCAGCGGGAATTATTTCGTTAGGTTATATCATTGGAATTTTTATGATCGGTATCTTTACAAATTGGACTAGCGTTTTATCAGGTTCTGGTGTAAATACAGGGAATGTAGCATATATTATTATGCAAAATCTTGGTTATGAGTTAGGTCATGCTCTTGGTTTAAGTGAACAACTTTCACTTCAAATAGGTTCTTGGGTAGCTCGTTTTGTAGGATTGTCAATGTTCTTAGCATTAAGCGGAGCATTTATGACGTTATCATATAGTCCATTGAAACAATTAATTGAAGGAACACCAAAGAGAATTTGGCCAGAATCATTAACGAAAACCAAAAATGGATTACCTGTTAATGCAATGAAAGTTCAAGCGATTATTGCGATTATTTTAATTCTACTTGTTTCATTTGGGGGGGAGTCAGCCGCTAAATTCTTTGACAAATTAGTGTTAATGACGAATGTTGCGATGACCATTCCTTATTTATTTATTTCAATTGCATTCATTTCGTTTAAACGAAAAGATGAAATCAAAAAACCATTTGTCATTTATAAAAGTAAAACAGTAGCAATCGTTGTTGCTTATATTGTAACAGCCGTTGTTGGATTTGCGAATGTATTTTCAATTGTGGAACCATTAACTACAGGAGATTATGATAAAACGTTATGGATGATGGCGGGACCAGTATTCTTCAGTATTATTGCAATTGTTTTATATTCACTATATGAAAGAAAAGTAATAAAAAAATCGTAG
- a CDS encoding restriction endonuclease, which translates to MSSKSLKSARQRMTFFFYCSLLLSVFFLIQIRYTLSLSFTHWSATQYTLLFLLFSFIVICCLKYYSYYRDLKSDCQFIDLEEKKLKLKKNAIRQQVASMNPYDFGELVADLFRMKGFKRIFLTPRMNKHFYDIEMYLDDQKVLVSCLLNALDYPVPQSYLDRLHLMMRNNQIDQGVFVTLGHFSDDCYLFSEDKPIHLINGEQLIDTLIESSNL; encoded by the coding sequence ATGTCATCGAAATCATTAAAATCAGCACGTCAACGTATGACGTTCTTCTTTTATTGTTCGTTATTATTATCTGTCTTTTTTCTCATACAAATTCGATATACCCTAAGTTTAAGCTTCACTCATTGGAGCGCAACTCAATATACGCTGCTCTTTTTATTATTCTCTTTCATTGTGATTTGTTGTCTAAAATATTACTCCTATTACCGTGATTTAAAATCTGATTGTCAGTTCATTGACCTCGAAGAAAAAAAATTAAAGCTTAAAAAAAATGCAATTCGTCAACAAGTTGCCTCAATGAATCCTTATGATTTTGGTGAACTAGTCGCCGATTTATTTCGAATGAAAGGATTTAAGCGAATCTTTTTAACCCCTCGAATGAATAAACATTTTTATGATATCGAAATGTATCTAGATGACCAAAAAGTTTTAGTCTCTTGTTTATTAAATGCACTGGATTATCCTGTTCCACAATCTTACTTAGATCGGCTTCATTTAATGATGCGAAATAATCAAATCGATCAAGGCGTTTTTGTCACACTCGGACACTTTTCAGATGACTGCTACCTCTTCTCAGAAGATAAACCTATCCACTTAATTAACGGTGAGCAACTCATTGATACCTTAATTGAAAGTTCCAATCTTTAA
- a CDS encoding spore coat protein: protein MKSNCYYSEYQCPDHYKQDVDQTEDMKMNGIQKQSQTLVIKKSHGVTINQQEAQALIALQASLQAAIEAAITVFDAQDNADTSDLQRLDQQLKVLQLQKEVIAIQCSDDIIINQQQIQIDLVIQAVIQLLAKISAKIVEI, encoded by the coding sequence ATGAAGTCAAACTGCTACTATTCTGAATATCAATGTCCAGACCATTATAAACAAGATGTTGATCAGACAGAAGATATGAAAATGAATGGTATTCAAAAACAAAGTCAAACTTTAGTTATTAAAAAAAGCCATGGTGTTACTATTAATCAACAAGAAGCACAGGCTTTAATCGCTCTTCAAGCTTCACTACAGGCTGCTATTGAAGCTGCTATCACGGTCTTTGATGCTCAAGATAATGCTGACACCAGTGATCTTCAACGATTAGATCAACAATTGAAAGTTCTACAACTACAAAAAGAAGTCATCGCTATTCAATGCTCTGATGATATTATTATCAATCAACAACAAATTCAGATTGATCTTGTTATTCAAGCTGTTATTCAATTATTAGCAAAAATTTCTGCAAAAATTGTAGAGATTTAA
- a CDS encoding pirin family protein, giving the protein MIKKIEKKQLGTAYHTWIQSLFHFSHTNYHQPSNTFGVLRVINDDILHAGSGHDLHKHKDVEILTYILEGDLTHTPRQHEIKTLHRGDLYYMSAGGGIDHGEFNWGDTSVRMIQIWIKPNEKGLTPNVQYASFNSNHAKNQWHLIASPTETTPITIYQEAYIWLIELEAFKQTQFDIKKGRQAYLIQLEGSSMINDEEMASRDGMEIYEDRIEIKTHEQSQFILIEMALASDNHQIE; this is encoded by the coding sequence ATGATTAAAAAGATTGAGAAAAAACAATTAGGAACAGCTTATCATACATGGATTCAAAGTCTATTTCATTTTTCACATACAAACTATCATCAACCCTCAAATACATTTGGAGTCTTACGTGTCATCAATGATGATATTTTACATGCGGGGAGCGGACATGATTTACATAAACATAAAGACGTAGAAATTTTAACTTATATATTAGAAGGCGATTTAACACATACCCCGAGGCAGCATGAGATAAAGACCCTGCATCGAGGGGATCTTTATTACATGAGTGCTGGAGGCGGGATTGACCATGGTGAATTTAATTGGGGCGATACTTCCGTTCGAATGATTCAAATATGGATCAAACCGAATGAAAAAGGATTAACTCCAAATGTTCAATATGCAAGCTTTAATAGTAATCATGCCAAAAACCAATGGCACTTAATTGCTTCCCCCACTGAGACAACGCCTATCACAATCTATCAAGAGGCGTATATCTGGTTAATTGAACTTGAAGCGTTTAAACAAACTCAATTTGATATAAAAAAAGGCCGTCAAGCTTATTTAATTCAATTAGAGGGAAGCTCTATGATTAATGATGAGGAAATGGCCTCAAGAGATGGTATGGAGATTTATGAAGATCGAATTGAGATTAAAACTCATGAACAGTCACAGTTTATTTTAATTGAAATGGCGTTAGCATCAGATAATCACCAAATTGAATAG
- a CDS encoding YkyA family protein encodes MKQWLILLSLGLLVVLSGCRSQHEAKIFNALNEHISSQNKCNVNNQTLTDLISKETTIYNDIIEKGLDPFDQVQPLIEEGKTTVQESRTYLETYQACILRARLNQSELEKQNQENKNDQSKTETNTLISQYVNYETSLIKYVEALLALNEAQNVFYREITPSTPVARLDELVTAINLAIDEANAISLLHQEALVTFNTSYTNYYETYIK; translated from the coding sequence GTGAAGCAATGGTTAATATTACTATCACTAGGTCTTTTAGTCGTTTTAAGTGGATGCCGTAGTCAACATGAAGCGAAGATTTTTAATGCTTTAAATGAGCATATTTCTAGTCAAAATAAATGTAACGTCAATAATCAAACATTGACTGATTTGATTAGCAAGGAAACGACGATATACAATGACATTATTGAAAAAGGTTTAGATCCTTTTGATCAAGTTCAACCATTAATTGAAGAGGGAAAAACAACTGTTCAAGAAAGTAGGACTTATCTTGAAACGTATCAAGCCTGTATTCTAAGAGCGCGTTTGAATCAGTCAGAATTAGAAAAACAGAATCAAGAAAATAAAAATGATCAATCAAAAACAGAAACGAACACTTTAATTTCTCAATATGTAAACTATGAGACAAGTTTAATTAAGTATGTTGAAGCCTTATTGGCTTTAAATGAAGCACAAAACGTTTTTTATCGTGAAATTACTCCATCAACCCCGGTAGCGAGATTAGATGAGTTAGTAACGGCTATTAATTTAGCTATCGATGAAGCTAATGCCATTTCTTTATTACATCAAGAAGCATTAGTAACTTTTAATACAAGTTATACTAACTATTATGAAACCTATATCAAGTAA
- a CDS encoding sigma-70 family RNA polymerase sigma factor encodes MNHMEVANRKESNRRKTKASLNNSMRGEVNSKMSMENTKSTVSPVSGSAHNLLMRKHSNDYQHNLEYLKKYRLENDESALEWLIFNNTNLVHKIIGRYTKFYHHKLDYDDLFSVGLEGLMKAIEKFDFTYDNNFSTYATYWVKQAVTRTIADEGFTIRIPVHMFESINQVMRYEQKADQGNEPIDVSNLCGELNIPMEKYEAVKRVQTYMLKPTSLNGFVSKEDEDTELQDLISNENELLTEGGSRMYDNPEKKAMDEDLKAYMDKMILSLNPREQFVITHRFGLNGAEKKTLEEIGAIEGVTRERIRQIEAKAMRKLRTLLIRYKEYLIN; translated from the coding sequence ATGAATCATATGGAAGTTGCTAACCGAAAAGAAAGCAATCGTCGAAAGACGAAAGCTAGTCTGAATAACTCAATGAGGGGAGAGGTTAATAGCAAAATGAGTATGGAAAATACGAAATCCACAGTAAGTCCTGTATCAGGGAGTGCACATAACCTATTGATGAGAAAGCATTCAAATGATTATCAGCATAATTTAGAGTATTTAAAGAAATATCGTTTAGAAAATGATGAGTCTGCTCTAGAGTGGTTAATTTTTAATAATACAAACCTCGTACATAAGATTATTGGGCGATATACAAAATTTTATCATCATAAGTTAGATTACGATGATTTATTCTCGGTTGGATTAGAAGGGCTGATGAAAGCCATTGAAAAATTTGACTTCACTTACGATAACAACTTCTCAACGTATGCCACCTATTGGGTGAAACAGGCTGTAACACGAACGATTGCGGATGAAGGATTTACTATCCGAATTCCAGTCCATATGTTTGAATCTATTAATCAAGTGATGAGATATGAGCAAAAAGCAGATCAAGGAAATGAACCGATTGATGTGTCTAATTTATGTGGAGAATTAAATATTCCAATGGAGAAGTATGAAGCAGTTAAACGTGTTCAGACTTATATGTTAAAACCTACTTCATTAAACGGATTTGTTTCAAAGGAAGATGAGGATACTGAGCTTCAAGATTTAATTTCTAATGAAAATGAATTGCTGACTGAAGGCGGTTCACGCATGTATGACAATCCTGAAAAAAAAGCCATGGATGAAGATTTAAAAGCCTATATGGATAAAATGATTTTAAGTTTAAATCCTCGGGAACAGTTTGTGATTACTCACCGTTTTGGACTAAATGGAGCAGAAAAGAAAACATTAGAAGAAATAGGAGCAATTGAAGGGGTCACACGTGAACGAATCCGTCAAATTGAAGCAAAAGCGATGAGAAAGTTACGGACGTTGCTGATTCGATATAAAGAGTACTTAATCAATTAA
- a CDS encoding spore coat protein translates to MANYYDRDTESQSADTSIDVLQSEFQGIFIKDSNEIRINQTEAQALIVLQIALQAALDVLLIAFDLDDNDDDVRELQSIIQSIKGAQLQHQKIIIKDCNDITLNQQQLQVDALIQVALQLLAKLEAKFVEI, encoded by the coding sequence ATGGCTAATTATTATGACCGTGATACTGAATCACAATCCGCTGATACAAGTATTGATGTGTTACAATCAGAATTTCAAGGAATCTTTATCAAAGATTCTAACGAAATCCGAATTAATCAAACTGAGGCTCAAGCATTAATTGTCCTTCAAATTGCTTTACAAGCTGCTCTAGACGTGCTTCTGATCGCATTTGACTTAGATGATAACGACGATGATGTTCGTGAATTACAATCAATCATTCAATCAATTAAAGGTGCTCAGTTGCAACATCAAAAAATTATCATTAAAGATTGTAATGATATTACATTGAATCAACAACAGCTTCAAGTGGATGCTTTAATACAAGTCGCACTCCAACTTCTTGCAAAACTTGAAGCAAAATTTGTCGAGATTTAA
- a CDS encoding GNAT family N-acetyltransferase: MNVILATNQKHFADAFRIRTTVFIGEQSVPVQEEIDDYDCFVPIFIAYEDEKALGTARVIIKNKDIAKIGRVAVLKEARKKGFGKNLMLEAMSYIKGQTTAKEIQLDAQLTAVKFYESLGFTSYGEVFKDAGIDHVAMTYPISRK; this comes from the coding sequence ATGAATGTTATTTTAGCCACGAATCAGAAACATTTTGCAGATGCTTTTAGAATTCGTACGACTGTATTTATTGGAGAACAATCCGTCCCAGTCCAGGAGGAAATTGATGACTATGATTGTTTTGTTCCTATTTTTATTGCCTATGAGGATGAAAAGGCTTTGGGAACAGCTAGGGTGATTATTAAAAATAAAGATATTGCTAAAATTGGACGTGTGGCTGTTTTAAAAGAGGCACGTAAAAAAGGTTTTGGAAAAAATCTGATGTTAGAGGCCATGAGTTACATCAAAGGACAGACCACTGCTAAAGAGATTCAACTAGATGCACAATTGACAGCTGTTAAATTTTATGAAAGTTTAGGTTTTACTTCTTATGGAGAAGTGTTTAAAGATGCTGGCATCGATCATGTCGCAATGACTTATCCTATTTCAAGGAAATAA